The Chroicocephalus ridibundus chromosome 8, bChrRid1.1, whole genome shotgun sequence genome includes the window CTCCGCAGCAGGCGGAACCAAGAGCCAGCCATCTGCCCTTTGGGGGGCTGGTTGCGGGGAGAGAGAAGGGTGCGAGTTACCCCTGGAGGGAATTGCTGGTTGACAGAAGTAGCAAAGAAATGCCACAGTTGTCACTTGCTGCTGTAGCATGAACTGATGGGAAACTCGTCCTACAGCATCCATGCAGAACAGCCAGTGAGATCCCAACTGCTCGTAGAGGTGACTGAGCGGGAGGGCTCCGCTCAAGCTGCGTGAGATACAGACGCGCGTAACTGGGGAGATGTTTTTACTAAGTATCAGTTAAGCAAAACTCCAGCTTTGCTAGGAATAGCttaaaatgttggaaaaaaaaaaatcccaattcttTCAAATCTTTTAACATGCTTAAAATAAATATGCGAAGCCCATGATGTGGTTAACTTCAGTGCTGAGAAATATCTATTGTTGCCAGAGAACCTCCCGGAGCCAGGTGATTTGGCAGAATACATCTCCAGGAAAGGTCCAGGGTTGTTTGAATTCTGTTCTTTACACCCAAATTCAGTGCTGACACTACGCAGAAGCGTTCGGCACGCTAGCCTGagagcagcaggctcctgcccTCCGCAAGCTCCAGCGAGCTGCTGGGCTTCTGCGATCTCCAGGAGAACAGAGGAGATATTAAACAGCTTGCGAGGACAGCATGGGGGGAGCAGCTGGCGTGGCACAAAGTCACGGCACAATCCTGGCATGCTTTTCGGGACGTGGTGCGGAGGGTGACAAGGAAAGCTGCTAGTGCTACCATACCGCAGCGAATGCACGGGGAGGAAAAAAACGTGGGAGAAAGAAGTACGAAGGATGATGTTACGAATACTTGAACCCCAAATAATATACTACACTTATTACACCGATGGATCTAATTCTCTAACCATAAGCCCGTACGGTTATATTTAGCTACAGTCCATACCTGTACACGCTAGTCTGCCTGACGAGCCACGGACGCGCCGATGTGCCACGACAGTTAACGCAGGGCACCGCTGGCACCCAACAGCCGGCGGGGACGCGGCGCGGGCTGGCAAAGAGAGGGCTTCCTACAGCGCGCAGCACGTGGCATcgcgggccgggctgggggcctCTCGCCCTGCCTCCGAGCACGGTTTAATTCAGCCTCGAGGGCTGCCGGCTGGGGAGCTACACAGGCATTCGGCAACGGCCTCGCcaacaaagcagaaaatgggTTTAGTTCGAGATGGGGAAATGCTCATTGCGAGGCGTGTGTGTCTCAGACGGTGCGGTACCACGTTAATTAGGGCTTGTCCCATCCTGCATGGCTGAcgcagccccggcggggcggctACATACAGAAACCCATCGCTAgtgcctggaaaaaagacgacaaCTGTGGGCTGCCTGCCCGTAggtgctgcctgcccctgcagcccccgtcCTTCCCAGCGCCGCCCCGGCGGGGACGTCCTCCCCTCCACCGACGGGGACCGGCCTTTTTGGTGGCAGAGGGAGCAGGGTTAAGCTTCCTTGAGGTGTCTGTTGGCGCGGCTGGACACGTTATTCCTGGCTCCAGTTTAATCAAGGAGCAATCTGTCCTGCCTTCCCGCTGCCAGGAAACCTCTCAGGCGCCcaagccccttcctcctcctcctcctcctcctcctccttctctcctgcccagcaAAACGCAGCCAGGTCCTTGCACGCTCGCCGTGCCCACTGTAAGTTAAAGGTAATACTGGCTTTTGGGGAGCTGTAAAAAGCCGCTGACCTTGAGAAGAACAAGGAGGGTGCCTCGGCTGGGCAGGGGGATGAAGACGTGCTGAAGTCGTCCCCGTTTCACCGCTGCGGCTCTTAAGGTGGGGGCCGGTGTGAGAGTGTGCgtggggggtgcgtgtgtgtccCTTCTGCGTCCCACCGCCGGcgggtgggagggtggggaggaaagaaaggcaaTGCAGGCCTCGGTGCGTACATTCAGATGTTGTAATATTCAGCATGGTTACACCAGGGGTCAGGACACGTCCCGCAGTCAGACAGAGCTTTAGTTCTTTACGGTTACAAGGAAACTCTGGAACAGTTATATAGTTAGAAAAAATACAATGTACCGAACAAACATTATCTCACATACAAtcaatttaaacatttaaattgatTATAATTTTGCTAAAATATTAACACAAGTACTGTTTGTGCTGCTAAAATTTCAGTGTTCCCTCTAAGGAAAATATTGCTACAGTTCTACCGTACCCTGTGTTAaaatcctttgcctttttttcccagcaagacTCTAGAAAAATCGCAAGGGTCACGTAATTAATTTAGGCTTATACCCGACTGGGGTTGGGGTGTCCCTGGTCTACTTAATGCAAGGATGTCTCGCTGTTTACAAGCCCAGCTGGCACAGGCCACCGGCAGACGCCCCTGGGTCACCTCTTCCTTGCTCCTTGCATTAGTTGAGCAAGTGACACCTCCTGCTCACGCTCCTGCCTCCGCTGCGGGCAGCAGGACCAGGCAGCTGAGCGCTACGTACCCTGATAGCGTTTGGACCTCCAAGTGGGCGCAAAGGCGTCCAGAGGGCGAGACATCGCCTCTGCTGTCGCTGTTGGGCAAGTCCATGGTGGGGACCGCGGGGGGGACGGCAGGTCTCGGTGTCACCGCGTGCGGCCGCGCTGCACGGGGAGGCTGCAGCGGCACGGGAGAAGTGTCCGAGTTGGGAAACGCTGCCGTAAAAAAAATCCCCGTCCAGCTCCAGTGGCTGCGGTGCTGCCAGGAGAGCGGGAGGAGCTCAGCGCCAGCAAACTCGCCCGCGCTGCAAATCCACAATTTAACCCGGCCTGAATCGTAGGGGAGTCAGGTAATGCACTTTGTCGCTGCTCGTGATGAGATTTGCTGCTTCTGAATTCATGCATTTATTTGCAATTTAGCAGCAGAAATGAGCTGTGTTAATGAtgaccaaaaacaaacaaaaaaaaaaaacctgctggatGGTTTTGCTACAAGGAGAGCCGGGGCAGCCCGGTAACTATTGCTTGTCACGAGGTCAGAAGGCAGCACCCAACCTTTGCCGGCGTTAAACCGGGAAGGCGAAACCCCGACTCAACAGCCACCGGGAGCCGGGAGAGCCGGGGGCCTCTAAGGATGGAGCCGCCACCGAGGTGGTCGGGAATTCAAGTTTCAGCTCCTTTGCTCAGTCCTTAGTGACAAACAGCTCCGAGGGCTGCCGCCGCGCAGGCAGACGGGCGGGGAAAGCAGGCAGGCCGCTGACAAGGACCTACCGGATTTTGCCCGTCGAGTTGTTTTTGAGAAGGCAGGAATTTTGCCGCCGAAAACCGAAACGCAGCCTCTTTCCCGGGCGTTTCTCATTCACTCTCTTCTCCTTCTATTTGCAAACACGGGGCTGTGAGCCCCCACATGATGGACTTCAACGGCCGCTAAAAAGTCGCTGAATTCCTCATTTCTAGAGACCGCGGGGTAAAACGTACATCCGCACCTGAGGTTCTGCTGCAGCCGGCGACAGATGGCGGCTGCTCCCAGTATAAACACACGAGTTCGGTGCCACTCCTAATTGACTTGGACTTTGAGCCGCTGAGACACCCACCCTTTTTGTGTTGGCAGCTCGGAGTTTGAGCGTGAGTAAGTGCTCAGCATTGCCAACCAGAAACTACTTGTAAATTTGCAAACTTTcccaaccccaccccccccccaccccccgccccggtgaAGAAGTGGAACTGCAACGCGCCGTACTTTCCCCTGATAAAAGGCTATTCCTCATTAGCAGCCAACTGCTGCTGAACTGGTTTCCAGTCTCAAACGGTAACTTTTTTACATCCTCAACCAGAATCCTGTTGAAGCCCAGAAGCAATTCGGATATTTAACATAACCCCCAGCCCGCTGTGCCGCCCCCCCCATGCCGCTTGCATCCTAAGCTAAGTTTGAAACacctgtttggatttttttttttttcttttgtacagtaaatatatacaaataaaagtaACACAGATGCCACTTATTTCTTTGTGAATTTGGCACTCTCCGTGGAACGTGTACAGGAAAGCTCTGCAGCGGGAGCGGCACGGGGCTGAACTCCCCCGCGCCGCCCACCCACCCTCGCCACCGCGAGACCGATTCTGTGTTAGCTCTGGAAGAACGAGATAAGTAACAACCCCTCAGCTACTGTGTTTTCTAAcaggaaaaggttattttctgGGCTTTCGCGGGCGCTCAGCAGAACCCAACCACCGATTGCCCGGTGTCAAGCCTCAGAGAGGGCATTTATTCGTCTTTCGCCACGCGCAGGTGATGTGGTAGcaaccttccttccttccttccaactTAGAGGGAACACTGCTTTTATAAAAACCCTTGGACAGGTAAGACAAGAACCAATACCACTGTACAGAATTCACTGCACAACTAGCTAATAGTAAGGAACCCAGCACTGACTTGCCACATTAAGGAAATGGGACTGAATACATTTGCGATCAACCGGTTAAGTGTACTGCACCGTAGGACTCCGTCTCTTGGTACACGGCCCTCGCCCCTCAGTACGCTGGCACTTGGTACCCTTTCGGGTTGGCGTCTAAGGTCTCGGTGAAGGGGGGACTCTGGTAGGTCTCTGTGCTCTCGATGCCGCTGCCGGTGGGGTAGCCGGGGTACGCCGCGTTGGGGTCGGCAGCGAACTGATCGGTGGCAAAGAGTGACATGTCCGTCCCCAGGCGGTATCTCTGCAGCGCCTTCACCGCCAGCGCGACCTGCCGCCGGATGGAGGAGGGTTAGGGGGGGACGGCAACGCCACAGAcagaccccgtgtccccccaagaccccatgtccccccaggACCTCGTGTCCCCCCAGAACCCCATATCCCCCCAGGACTCTgcctccccccaggaccccatgtccccCTAGGACCTCACGTCTCGCCaggaccccgtgtccccccagctcACTGCAAAGCACCAAGCACATTGCAGCATCCCCAGCCTCTGCTGACCCTTCTCCATTACAGCCAAGAGCTAAAACAACCCCGAACCACCACACCTAATGCTAAAGATGCCATTTCCACGTGACAGGTTGACACCCCCGCAAAATCTCTGTCTGGAGTGTGGGTCACAGCCTGGGCTCGGGTCCCCGTCCGTGCAGATTTGGCACCAATAAACCCATCTGCTGCGGGGAGGGAAAGCTGCCAAGTCCCAGGCCAGCAAAATAGGTCAGTTCTGCCGAGACTCCTTCACCCTCTTCCAGGTTGCCAGTATTCAGGTCGCAAACCGTGGGGAATGCAGGTGGCAGAGCTGCGAGCACACCACGCTCGCTCTTATTTGAGGAGGTTTCATTAACAATTCAATTAGTTTATAAATGACAggctcagggggaaaaaaaaaaaaaaaaacaaacgtccGCAGACACTGAGAATGGCTTCCCAGCCACTGCCCAGCGCCCGCTCCCCGGCGCTGGTTGCGTGCCCATCATGAAGAGCCTCTGGTATTACTGGTACCAGTGGAGGGGCTGCCGGTGCAACCCCACAGCCCGGCCAGGCTCCGTGCCAGTGGCAGGGGACCGGCGTCCCCACTGTCCTCCCTGGGGTGGGAGCAGATGCtgatgggatggggcagagcaTCATCCCACCCAGCTCCCTTCCCCGGCGGCTGCATTAAACGGGCAGTTGGGCAACAGAGCGCTGGAGAAGAGctgtgagggagctgggattaAAAGAGATTTATTTGGATAATCATAGAGCAGGGAGCAGTTAAACTGGCGAGTAACTGGAGGCAGACCTGATGCTGGAAAGCCCCAGACTGTCTTTTGCCCCAATTCTTTTAAGGCAATATGGAATTGGGTGCCATCTGCCCACAAAAGCTGGAGTGGGGTGGTGGAGGTGACACAGGGgccatccctgctcctccacgCACAGCCTCCGGAGCAGGAGCCCCCCAAGTGGTGCAGGCACCCCCAGATACATGTGGGGTCCAGCAGCTGTGGGCAAGGGGCCCCGTGGGGTTTGCACACCCCTGGCAGATGTCCCTCTGCCACTGTGCAGCTCCAGGGGTGCACAGAGCCTAAAAGCAGGAGTAAAGGGGGTTTCTGCAAGCCCCTGCCTCCGGGGTGGGCAGCAGAGGAGCCAGCCTGGCTTCCCCGAGGGTGAGCTGATGAGCCTGAGAGCTCCCAAAATCCCCCTGCCATCCCAGGAGACCGGCTCATGGCGGTGATCTGCTCCTGGGGACTCATTCGCTTCCAACCAAACCGTTCCTGGGGGTCTAATGAGGCCGTGAAATGAGGGCAGCTCGTGGCTGGCAACACGTTTTCGATGGGAACACAACTTTCCAGCCACTGGAGAAGGGGAAGTCTGGAATTCCCCAGCGAGAGGGGACCAGAGCTGACGCTTCTGGGTAAGGAACCACAAGTTTCATCTCTACTTGGAGGGACTGCGGGTTTCCTCAGTAGAGCCCCTTGCTGCCCACCAGGATTCACTTCTCCAAACCGTGCCCCAGATTCCTCCTCACAGCTCAACACTGAGCCCAGGACAGGTttcatttctcctcttcccaccttAGCTCCGAAGCTGAACTTACCCAGACGATgatggagaagaaggagaaggtgaTCGCTGCCCGGGCGGCGTCTGCTCCTTGCAAAACCCCTGTGCTCATCGTCGTCTGTTGCCACTGGTTTGCTAGGAAGCAGAAGGCTACAAACCACAGGAAGGACAAGAAACCTGAAAGAGAGCAGAGCTGGTCAGTGCTGTCCCTGCCCAtcacctcctctgctgcagggacTTTACTGATGCACAAACACGCTGCCATCAAGATTTTCAAACAGCAACAATGATCCTGGGTGCCTTGGCCCGTGCTGTGGCTCAAACAGAGCTATTTTAGGAGAGGCTGAAAAACAGGAATGGAAGGAACCTTGAAGGGTCACCCAGTGTGTTGCTTGCCTGAAGTTTAGCTCACCTACATCTCAACCTGATCTCAAAGACCTACAGGGACAGCACACCCTCTTTGCCCACTGTGTCCTCACCGTGGACCCAGGGATTTCAGCTCGCTTGCAGGCGCCAAGGCGCTACCAACTCAGTTCCAGCACCCCAGTGTGTTGACCCACCGTTCCCTCTGTTCCCTGGACACCACCAGCTCTTAGAATCTTTGGGCTGGATACTGCAAACCTCACCCAGGAAGAAGCCTGCACTCCTGGGAGCAGCACCAGGCTGCTCAGCTGATGCAGGAGACGCTTTACAGCTGTTCCGCGGTGGGCTACGCCTTGGTCCAAGGACACAGCCGGGGAgcttaaaaaaaggcaaggaacGATCACCCTTTCACCAAGGAATATGGACAGGCTGTGATTAACCCCTGCGTCAAACACGGGGGTCACACGAGTGACCCGGGGACGTCAGTGCATCCCAGGAGCGCAGCAAACGAGCAAGTCCTCGCCATGCgccgtgcccagggcagggaggcagcggggctgcccGCGGAGCCGAGAGGCACGGGGGCTTCACGTGAGAGAGCCCGGCTCGTCCCTGCCGCCCTCCGCTGACTGCGCTCCTGTTTTCAGCCTCTCCGGGCTCTGCGGGACTGAGCAAAAATGCTCTGGTGATTATTCCTTACTGGAACCAAAGCTGGCCAAGTAAGATAGGGCTGCAGCTCCCCTAATTCAATCACCAGCCAACAGCACTGCCTGATGCCAAAGAGCTCAGAAAACAGTCAAGAAGCAAGCCATAAGCCCCCAGTGTAAGGAGCAGTGATGCTTTCCAGCGCTGGGAAGAAGAGCTGCAGAACCCGGAGCCTTCCGTGATGCTGCTTTAAGGGTCTCCAGCTTTCCCGAGCGTCCCCAGCAGAAAGCTCCCCCCAACCCACCCATTCTGGGTGTCAGTGCACGCGGGGACGCTGAGCTACCCGGCATCTTCTCAAGGATGATTAGCACATCAGTATGAGCAGCCACACTGCCGGTCCCACGGGGCAGCCGGCTGCAAAGCACAGTCTGActgcagggagaggaaagaagctTCCTTTATTCCCCTTTATCTTGCCAGTTGTTCCTAAGTACGATATAAAGCGCACGCGTGCATCCACATTCAGTGCGAGAGTTACAGGGCTCATCGCACATCTCACCTTTCATTCAGAATAAATGCAGTTTAAGAAAACACATCCTTATCTCTTTCTCTTGCACGATGGGGCCTGGGGCTTCCCGAGCAGCGGATGCTTTTGTCCGCCTGGCCGTGCTTGAGCCCTTGAACTGCCATCACAGCAACGCAACCTCCAGCCAGGACCATCCAGGCTCTCCTTTCCCAAATTACAGACGAATACAACTGCCCCTTTTTGCTGAATACAGCTAATGCCTGccaccaaaaccaccccaaacctcTGCATACGTATTTTCACTTCCCCTTCGGATAATCCACTTGTCATCGGTGTTAAACGAGACCTCTGGGGCTTATTCCCCAAAGGTCATCCTCAGGGACAGAGATGTTTTCTAGCTCCCCAGCTCTGTTATAACGGGGCTTTGCCAGCAGCTGTCCCCCGTTGGGGGAAGCAGACCCAGCCCCTGAATGTGGACACAGGAAGATGAATGCCTGAGGTATGGCAGTACGTGGTGACCAGTATGTGGTGAGGGTGGTGGGTAGTGGTCCCCGGGTCTCGGTGTAGGAGATGCTGAACCGCATCTCCAGACGCTGCACTGCTGCAGTGTTCCCACCGCCGGGTCCTTGGGGAGCAAATGCCGTGGCAgcggggagcgctgcccgccCGTGCTCGAGGAGCAAGCCTCAGTCAGGAGTTTCTCACTCAAAAATGCGCTTTCCTGGAGACAGCAGCGTTTGGAAGTTGAAAGACCAGAGATGAAACGTCAAGAGCAGCTCCCAACAGATTAATTCGGAGCGGCACTGTGGGGAGCCAGAGGGATGCTCAGGGACAAGCTCTGGGGCCGTGCAGTGCTGGCACCAAGGGACACGGGGGCTCTCCAACAGGACTAGGCTGTGTCACTGGTTTGTAGAGAGTGAACTTGTTCGGGAGGGCTACTTCTTTGTTTTAACACTCGATCTAGTGCAGTAGGTCCTCCCCGGTACGCTCCTGGGCTGGACACTACCGCAGAGCACGAGTCACAGCAGCAACACGGGGACTGTCCACCGACCAGCGCCACAAAGCCCCGTCTATCACTGGTGTCTTCTAAGGGTTTTCAAGAGTTAAAATGACATCATGCACATCTCCGAACGTGCACCGGCTGCACTGGGTATTGCAGTTACCGGCTTCCTCTGCAACACTGAGATATGCAAGACGCCGACCTTCCCAGTACTAAAACCATTACCTTCTTCAGCCAGAAACCTCTAGCTGGGGCCACTTCTGCTGCTACCCATGTGGCCTTCCTGGAGGTTTCACAATGCAGAGACAAGCCTTCCCCCTCCACATCCAGCTCTGCCTGAATCCCTGAGAAGAAGGAGGATTCCCTCCAGTGCCCTGGGGAACTGGGAAGGC containing:
- the SYNGR3 gene encoding synaptogyrin-3, which codes for MEGASFGAGRAGGAIDPVDFLKQPQTILRLATWIFSIVVFGSIVNECYVNKDSQDPELLCIFNENESACSYGIAVGLIAFFGCIFFFVVDLYFQQISSVKDRKRAVLLDLGFSGFLSFLWFVAFCFLANQWQQTTMSTGVLQGADAARAAITFSFFSIIVWVALAVKALQRYRLGTDMSLFATDQFAADPNAAYPGYPTGSGIESTETYQSPPFTETLDANPKGYQVPAY